Genomic segment of Vanacampus margaritifer isolate UIUO_Vmar chromosome 13, RoL_Vmar_1.0, whole genome shotgun sequence:
ttcttttcatatggactatatgccacgaaGGAGGCGGGACTTTTTAGAACTTGCGCTTCCgtctttgtgcccctcggttgcgcgttcccgtcgacgggtgcgaggctgcgagtgtgttgTGTCTGCCTCCGTGTGGGAAGCATTTCAGacagccgagacgccctcccgccgatgagcgggggtgctgatgtgtaaaacccggaagtccgtggcctCTCCCCCATTCAGAGcgatctcatctttaacatgaagtaacttgtgaaattctgcacatttttcaaattgtaaaatacaacttgaccctcgTCTCCACAAGTAAATGCATGATTATTACATTTATCACTGCTAAATGTTGACGTGGACGCGTGTGCTTccttgcgactggaattcctccagtacagcctttccaagtaaggagcgctcattaaaaaataacaataaagagtggcattaaaggaactttaaattaactcaaaataacCCTCATGTTCtgaatgtgtgttttattttgtgtgtgcggtTGCGCGCAGGCCTCAGCATCTGAGCGGCCTTCAGCTGGTTTGCGACATGTgcgccggcgtcctgcagggcGGCGCCATCGGTTCCACCGACGTCCGCCTGACGCCGGGAAAGATTCGAGCTGGAAATTACACAGCGGACACGCACACGGCGGGGTAAGCGGCGACGTCGCTAACATGCTagcgcgtgtgtgtgctggCTGTGTACTCATTCCTGTTGTGTGTCAGGAGTGTGTGTCTCTTACTGCAGGTGGCGCTGCCGTGCGCCGTCTACGCTGACGCCACCTCCAACTTGAGCCTGAGAGGAGGAACCAACGCGGAGATGGCGCCGCAAATCGACTACATCCTCAAGGTAGCCGTCTTGTTCTTCCTCGTCGCTAGCGTCAGCGACGCGTGCAGGAGAGATGGACGCGCAATTTGGGCTGCCTTTTCACGTCAACGTTGCTTCTTCAGGTCTTCAAACCCGTCGTAGAAAAGTTTGGAGTCCATTTTGACTGCAACATCAAAATGAGGTGCGTgcagaatattgtgtgggccttgcaaaatcagtccaaatccagtcaaacagccgggagcgaagggggttgcttcagtcaaaatggctgccagtccaTGAGTTAAGCACGCTTTGCATTACATTGGCAAtttcctttgttgttgttgtttttttagtgccAAATATGTTGATGGCtctcagtcatttaaaaaaatccttctggattgattttgttttcacaaatgctTACTTTTCACTCAACATGTCATTAGAGTCGTCTGGCAAGCTCATCCAGATGTgactttttggtgtgtgtgtgtgtgtgtgtgtgtttctcacAGAGGTTTTTACCCGAAGGGCGGCggagaggtgtgtgtgtgtgtgcgtgcggtcAAAGAGTTGCAGGCGCTCACCTTGTTGGAGCGAGGAAACATCAGCAAGATCCACGGACGAGCGTACGTGGCCGGTGTGCTGCCTTTCAAGGTAGGCCCGCCAGCGCGAGGCGGCGGTCCGAGGTTGAGGTGACAGtcgcgtttgtgtgtgcgtgcagctgGCCAAGGACATGGCGGCCGCCGCCGTGCGGACCATCCGGCGGGAAATCAAAGATCTCTACGTCAACATTGAAGCCGTGAAGGAGGAGAAGGCCTGCGGAAACGGAAACGGAATCATGTGAGTCGCAAAATGTCGGATGgcgattttgaaaaaaatgtcggATGGCGATTTTGAAGAAAATGTCGGATGACGATTTTGAAGAAAATGTCGGACGACGATTTTGAAGAAAATGTCGGATGACGATCTTGAAGAAAATGTCGGATGACGATCTTGAAGAAAATGTCGGATGACGATCTCGCGTACGGCCCTCGAGCATTTGACGCTGGTTTTGCTTTTGAAATCACAAGTCGAGGGTGGAAAAATCTCcaaattttgaaaagtgtctcCAGATTTGGGCGCCAACGATGGAAGTTGACGCACGTGGTTGCTTTTTGGTGGGTTTGATGTGACATCCGCCATCTGTGCTTGGAGGCTTTTTCACACTGcgcttgtttttctttcacgCTTGCCCATATTTGGCCGTTGACGTCtgttgaagattttgagattgaACCGAATCTTCGGTTTAGGAAATCCTCCTCCACAAAACTCTCCTTTGGAAAGGAATTTGTCCCAACTTTGATTCCTCGCAGGTTGGCAGCTGCCGTCAAGTTTTGCCAGGCCATcttgttggcatttttttcttccgaCAAGCGACTTGAATGACGAGCGTCCGATCTCGCTCAAAATGTTGACTCTCGCAACCGCTGGACAAATGTCCTCAATGTCAAAGTTGAGCCACAGGAAGGAAATAAAGACAAATTCTTGTGACCGCCACTTTTGCTTGCCTGCAGAATCATCGCTGAATCCACCGCCGGGTGCCTGTTTGCCGGCTCGGCGCTGGGCAAGAAAGGTGAGCACGGCCTccaccaccagggggcagcacttgacattgtgtgtgtgtgtgtttcaggcgTGTACGCTGACAAAATTGGCCAGGAAGCTGCCGAGATGCTGCTACGAAACATCCGCCACAACGGCTGCGTGGATGAATTCCTCCAAGATCAGGTGAGTGGCGGGAAGCGGGTGGGCGGGACACCGCAAAAGTCTGACCAGCGCCATATTGTCGCCCGTTTGCGATGTAATGCAACACAACGGGCTCCATCAATCGGCTCAACCGTCGCCAGCGTCGCATTTCCACGGAGAAGTCCATGATTGGCGTATGTCCGTCAATGCCTGACATTGGCGAGCTGCAACTCCAATTTTGGAGTCCGTGTGCAGTGTAgtggccccgccccctttcCTTGGCTTGGCACAACGCTGCAGAGATCATTTCattgttgtcatatttttcGTCACAAAAACTCAAAtcgaagccattcattgagacgataACTCAAATTGTCTGACAATTCCGTCAacgactaaaacaaaaacaagaccgtgaggaaaattcacacaatccaatcagaaggaacGAAACGCCGCTTGGCGAAAAGAAGCACTCGGAAACGGTTGACAGCGCTTGATttcatgttcaaacatgttgacattgattgtgcagctgtaaaattCATCTCAAGAAATGATGCACGTTTTTTGCTCGCTCGCACGTTGACGTTTGCGGTCGCGCCCGCAGCTGATCGTCTTCATGGCGTTGGCCAAGGGGACGTCTCGGATCCGAACGGGCGCCGTCACCCTCCACACGCGGACCGCCATCCACGTGGCCCAGCAGATGACTCAGGTGAGAGGTCAGCTGATGCCCTGGCGGCAAAGGTCAAAGGTGGACCCTCAGCAAGCCGACCTGGTCTTTTCTTGTGGATTTCCTGCCTTTTGTCACAAATGGCAGCGAGCTCAAGCGGAGCCCAACACAATCTTGTCCCAAACGTCACATTTCTGTCTGACGCTTTCATCTTTATGATAATGATTATCGTTCTTGTCGTTGTTGCGTTGGCTTGAGGGGGCGGAGCTGTTTGAGTGACATCaccaggttttttttgttttttttccaggcaaAGTTCACAATCACAAAATGTGAAGACGAGCTGAACGTCACCTACATCATCGAATGTCAGGGGGCGGGGCTCCCCAACCCAAACCCAACCCAACCCAAACCTGAATCCGCAATAAACCAATGAATCAAGTGTTTTGCTGTGTTGATTGTCATCTCTTTGCCCCAAACACACCCGGCAGTCAGTCAAGTCTTGCCATCAtgatgattgacaggtgatgatgatgatgatgaagatgatgatacATCATTTAGTAGCACCCGATGAGATGTTTTTCACCcgacgttttgttttttctgcgatgttttttttctacttggACTGTGACGACGCATTTGCTCATGCAagtttgtgaggtttttttcccGGAGCGGGTTCAGTTGAACTTTGGCTCATCACTTGGCCAAGGAGCTTCGAGGCGGCCCAGCCAGCCCGTTGTTACCCGAGCCCCATGTAAACTCACACCTGCGCCAGAAACCTGAGAGCCGCCCGGGTCACATGACACCCCCCAAAGTCGCCCACTCAGTCCTCCGACCTGCAGCAGGATGCACCAGGACGGCCGGCGGCGCCTCCAGCCTTCGCCCCAGGGACCTGCCCGACCTGCGGGACCTGCAGAACCGAGCACTAACTGCGTGTGGATCTCTCTGGTTGCAGGTGAGTGTGACGTCACGTTGCTGTGACACATGCTGCACATCACTGTGATGTCACGCCGCTCATCCGCCGCCTCAAGACAAAATGACAGTTGTGACGTCACGATCGCCAAGCAAATGTGAGCAGTTGTGAAGTATCTGTTAAAAAAGCGGCCGCGCGTTCGCTGCTCCAAATGTTGCCACAGGTTCGAGCAGCAGTCAAATCATAATCAAAGGCGAGCCGCTTTCaagcaaatgcatttttgaaaaactatGCGAGGGAAAAGAAATGATGACGTGAGAAAAGATCACATTTCTTTCTTGAATGAATATTGCGTGCAGCTGCTACTTCCGACTTCAACTTGCTACCGTCAACGAACTACTGACTTCACGTCCAACCCATTTCTGATGCCAATGTACGAAAACACTCTGCGTGTTTTCGTATTTGCAACAAATAACAATTCCAGGGAGTTGTCGTCGTCGTGCGTTTCGTTTGTTTGTGTTCTTCTGAGGCGGCCAGTTTGCAGTCTTCCCGAGAACCCTGAAGGCAGCACAGTTGGCTTCGTGTGCTGATTGGCTGCAGTCGGCACAGAAGCGGCGGTCGTCCTGGTAACGAGTCTTCGAAGGATTTGCTCAATCTCACTTTGGGACCGCCGCCGTCGCTAATCCCAGCTAacgtgctaacatgctaacgcgCGATGATTTGACGGCCAGCGATTGAACAATTTGGACCAATTCCGTGGGAAAGCTCCGAAAGTTTCCCTGTGAGGAGCGCGTGCGCGTGGGCGGCGAGATGGGAAGTTGAGGACAAAGTTGGCAACTTGTTGacggctagcagctagcttcGCTGTTAGCCTGCCAGTCGACAAGTTGAGCGTCCGGGATTTAGACGGATCCACATGAGCCACACGACCCGCGCCCCGGTTCTGTCCGCCTTGTTCGGCGTGACGGACGCCGACGCCGCCGAACCGCCCGGAGCCGCAGAGTTGATCAAAGGTaacaacagcaacaagtttCAAGAACACAAAGTTGAGTGAAAAGACGCCAAGGTCCACTTTTGACATGTTCAACGAAATATGGAAAGTTTCATGACTTTTGTCTCGTAGAAAAGTAGATGATCCATTTGTTTGATTGCTTTGACCAGGGAGGGTTAAAAGTCATTCGAGGTCATACACCCTCACCCCaatttgatctcaagtgggcCGGACTAGTGAATCAATTTGTGGCCTGAGAAGCTGCAAGGAAGCAACTTTGCACCTTTTTGCTCTTCGTTCCCAAAATGTTGCCTTTTATTCATGACGATGTTGCAAATCCTCACCCAGGCGGGTCCCCAGTGTGAAAAGGGTGCATGAGGCCCCTGCGCCAAGTAGAGCACTTCAAGTATGTTGCTGAGAATGGGAATCGAACCTTATCGGACGTCCGCATGGGCCCGTGGCGGCGAAGAAGGGACTGAGGCGAGCGGCCGATGGACGTTCCCGCCC
This window contains:
- the rtca gene encoding RNA 3'-terminal phosphate cyclase, yielding MDADADSPTVELDGSLMEGGGQILRVAAALSCISGSPVAIDKVRAGRSTPGLRPQHLSGLQLVCDMCAGVLQGGAIGSTDVRLTPGKIRAGNYTADTHTAGSVCLLLQVALPCAVYADATSNLSLRGGTNAEMAPQIDYILKVFKPVVEKFGVHFDCNIKMRGFYPKGGGEVCVCVRAVKELQALTLLERGNISKIHGRAYVAGVLPFKLAKDMAAAAVRTIRREIKDLYVNIEAVKEEKACGNGNGIIIIAESTAGCLFAGSALGKKGVYADKIGQEAAEMLLRNIRHNGCVDEFLQDQLIVFMALAKGTSRIRTGAVTLHTRTAIHVAQQMTQAKFTITKCEDELNVTYIIECQGAGLPNPNPTQPKPESAINQ